In Deltaproteobacteria bacterium, one DNA window encodes the following:
- a CDS encoding aldehyde dehydrogenase family protein, with protein sequence MEQARVLAASRRMFIDGKWVEASNGATYPIPNPATEEPIGTAPDATVDDMKRAIAAARRAFDDGPWPHTSRQDRARVLSAIADGMERRKEELRQLVIAEAGATYLTHDIQIEQPIQMMRHYAELALTFEFEEQLPSRVSHGMLGTQVNSGIVHRHPAGVCGLIPTWNFPLFVTVQKLGPALATGCTMVFKPSPYGPLINLLLAEIIAEADLPPGVVGFVTGQSNAIAETLVSDPRIDKVSFTGSVATGKKILEAAAKTLKRVHLELGGKSVAIFLDTDNLDLIAPQAASPTFFHAGQGCAMTTRVLIPREAHDTLVQKMVDFVQGMVKIGDPADPSTFLGPVIRDERRQKIEEYIESGKREGAVLAHGGGRPKEMRRGYFLEPTIFCAVPNRIRIAQEEIFGPVVSVIPFADEDEAIRIANDSTYGLGGMVLTRDTAKAIALARRIRTGVVWINNGINFLDAPFGGFKESGIGREGGRFGMEEYTEIQQIAWKA encoded by the coding sequence CGTCGACGACATGAAGCGCGCCATCGCCGCCGCCCGGCGCGCCTTCGACGACGGCCCCTGGCCGCACACGTCGCGCCAGGACCGGGCACGCGTGCTCAGCGCCATCGCAGACGGGATGGAGCGGCGGAAGGAGGAGCTCCGCCAGCTCGTGATCGCCGAGGCGGGCGCCACCTACCTGACGCACGACATCCAGATCGAGCAGCCCATTCAGATGATGCGCCATTACGCCGAGCTGGCGCTCACGTTCGAGTTCGAGGAGCAGCTTCCGAGCCGCGTGAGCCACGGGATGCTCGGCACGCAGGTGAACTCCGGGATCGTCCACCGGCATCCGGCCGGGGTGTGCGGCCTGATCCCCACCTGGAACTTCCCGCTCTTCGTGACCGTGCAGAAGCTCGGTCCCGCGCTCGCGACGGGCTGCACGATGGTCTTCAAGCCCTCGCCCTACGGGCCGCTCATCAACCTCCTCCTGGCGGAGATCATCGCCGAGGCCGACCTGCCGCCCGGCGTGGTCGGCTTCGTCACCGGGCAGTCGAACGCGATCGCCGAGACACTGGTGTCCGACCCGCGCATCGACAAGGTGAGCTTCACGGGCAGCGTCGCCACCGGGAAGAAGATCTTGGAGGCCGCGGCGAAGACGCTCAAGCGCGTCCACTTGGAGCTGGGCGGCAAGTCGGTCGCCATATTCCTCGACACCGACAACCTCGACCTGATCGCGCCGCAGGCCGCCTCGCCCACGTTCTTCCACGCCGGGCAGGGCTGCGCCATGACGACGCGCGTGCTCATCCCGCGCGAGGCTCACGACACCCTGGTCCAGAAGATGGTCGACTTCGTGCAGGGGATGGTGAAGATCGGCGATCCCGCCGACCCGAGCACGTTTCTGGGGCCCGTGATCCGCGACGAGCGGCGCCAGAAGATCGAGGAGTACATCGAGTCGGGGAAGCGCGAGGGCGCCGTCCTCGCCCACGGCGGCGGCCGGCCGAAGGAGATGAGGCGCGGCTACTTCCTCGAGCCCACCATCTTCTGCGCGGTGCCCAACCGCATCCGCATCGCGCAGGAGGAGATCTTCGGGCCCGTCGTGTCCGTGATCCCCTTCGCGGACGAGGACGAGGCGATCCGCATCGCGAACGACTCGACCTACGGGCTCGGCGGCATGGTGCTGACGCGCGACACCGCCAAGGCGATCGCGCTCGCCAGGCGCATCCGCACCGGGGTGGTGTGGATCAACAACGGCATCAACTTCCTCGACGCCCCCTTTGGGGGCTTCAAGGAGAGCGGCATCGGCCGCGAGGGCGGCCGCTTCGGGATGGAGGAGTACACGGAGATCCAGCAGATCGCATGGAAGGCGTGA